The DNA window AAGGCTTGACCCGCTACGAGATCGGCCAGTTGATCAATCGCGGCTATCAGCGCGACGGCAACATCGGGCTGGAAGACCTGGATCTGGTGCTGACCGAGAAGGCGCAGATCATCAAGAAGAGCGGCATTCTCGAAATGCTGACGGTGCGCGAACGGCTGGAGGACATCGGCGGGCTGGGCAAGCTGAAACCCTGGCTGCATCAAAAGGCGCGGGTGATGGCCGATTGGCCCGCCGCGCGCGCCTTCGGGGTCGAGCCGCCGAAAGGGGTGATGATCGTCGGCATGCCCGGCTGCGGCAAATCGCTGACCGCCAAGGCGACCGCCGCGCTCTTCAATCTGCCGCTGCTCAAGCTCGACATGGGCTCGCTGATGGGCAAGTACGTCGGCGAGAGCGAGGGCAACATGCGCCGGGCGATTCAGGTCGCCGAGGCGGTCAGTCCCTGCGTGCTGTGGGTGGACGAGGTGGAAAAGGCGTTCGTCGGCATGGGCAGCGGCGGCGAGGGTTCGGAAGTGGCGACCCGGCTGTTCGGCTATTTCCTGACCTGGATGCAGGACAAGACCAAACAGGTGTTCGTGATCGCGACCGCCAACGACATCTCGGCGCTGCCGCCGGAACTGCTGCGCAAGGGCCGCTTCGACGAGATTTTCTATGTCGATTTTCCGAGCGAGGCCGAGCGGGTCGAGATTTTTCGGGTGCATCTGCAACGGCGCAAGCAACTGTCGGCACGGATTCAATTGGAACGCTTGGCCAAGGCGACGGCGGGCTATTCAGGCGCGGACATCGAGTCGGTGGTCAAGGAAGGCATCGAACAAGCCTTTGTCGAGGATTGCCCGACGCTGGAGACCGAACGCCTGTTGGGCGTGATCGGTAACACACATCCCTTGCGCGAGGTGATGAAGAAGAAAGTGCAGGAATACGCGGAGCGGTTCGCGGAGATGACGATCAAGCCGGCGTCGTGAACGGGGCAATCGCTCTGTCTTTTAAAAAAGCCAAGTCGCTTCGACGTGGGGTCGAGAATCAGGAAAAATGAGAAAATATCATGTCTATTCGTCCTCCACCAACGACTTACACTTGTCCTGTTTGTCGATGGCGCAAGACGGTGTCCCCGAGAAGCGACGCTTTAGTGCCGGGCGACATTCTTTCTGTCTGCCCTGTTTGCGGTCATACGCCATTTGAAAGCCGTCTAGCGTCGAGATTATCTGTTCGAGAGGCTTTAGGTATCTGGTGCAAATGAACTTCTTCGCGAGTTGTACGACCTGGGCGTAACTCACCTTTCCCTGGCAATCTGACCGTCCGTAATGGGCCGATGCCTTAAACATGCTCTTTACGTTCCTAGCGCCAAGACCTTTGTACGAAGCACGAGGCATTCCAACATCAAATCACCCAAGCTTGAGCCTCTCAGACGCCGCACGACGACAGAATGACGCCCTATCGGTTGATCTTTGACGGCGCATGGCGGAGCATCAGGCATAGGAGCCTCTGCTGTCTTGTCGTCTCGCGCGCAGACACCCTGGCCTGAATGACTCAAGTGCTTTCCTGCACGGGATGTGCTTGAAGACTTGAAACCATCACCAGCAAGAAGACTCATGACGATCAAGGACATCGAATCGCGTTTATGGAGCGCCGCTGACCAGCTCTGGGCCAACACCGGGCTGCGTCCCTCGCAGTTCTCGACGCCCGTTCTGGGCCTCATCTTCCTGCGCCATGCCGAGCAGCGGTTTGTCGATGCACAGGCCGAACTCCAACAGGAGGGCGTGTCGCCCGCAAACGCCGATAAGTACGACTACCAGGAGAAAGGTACCCTCTATCTGCCTGACAAGGCCCGCTTCTCGCATCTACTGGCGCTGCCGGAAGGCGAGAATGTCGGTCGTGCCGTGAACGACGCCATGTCTGCCATCGAAGCCGAGAACGAGGAGCTGCGCGGCGTCCTGCCACGCAACTACACCCTGCTCTCGAACCCCACGCTCATCGAGCTGCTGCGTCTGCTGGCACCGCTGAATCAAGCAGGTGATGCGTTCGGTGTCATCTACGAATACTTCCTGGGTGCCTTCGCGCTGGCGGAAGGGCAGAAAGGCGGTGTGTTCTTTACGCCCAAATCCCTGGTCGAACTCATCGTCGAGATCATCGAGCCCTACCACGGACGCATCTTTGATCCCGCCAGCGGCTCCGCTGGCATGTTTGTGCAGAGTGCCGCCTTCGGCAAACGTCACCAGCGCAACGTGGCGTCCGAGATCAGCGTCTTCGGCACCGAGAAGGACGCCGAAACCGTCAAGCTCGCCAAGATGAACCTCGCGGTGCATGGTCTCTCGGGGGACATTCGCGTGGCGAATACCTACTACGAGAACCCGCACGACGCACTGGGTCGTTTCGACTTCGTGATGGCGAATCCGCCGTTCAACGTCAGTGGAGTGGACAAGGAACGCCTGAAAGGCGACAAACGCTTTCCCTTTGGGATTCCCACCACCGACAACGCCAACTATCTCTGGATTCAGCTCTTCTACAGCGCCCTCAACCCCATCGGACGCGCGGGCTTCGTAATGGCGAACTCCGCCAGCGATGCGCGCGGGGCCGAACAGGAGATTCGTCGCAAGCTCCTGGACGACAAGGCCGTCGATGTGATGGTCGCGGTCGGTTCCAATATGTTCTACACCGTGACCTTGCCCTGTACGCTCTGGTTTCTGGACAAAAAGAAATTCCAGACGGCGCGTGCCAAGCAGGTGCTGTTCATCGATGCTCGCCATCTCTACCGCCAAGTCAATCGGGCATTGCGCAAGTGGAGCCCACGACAGATCGAGTATCTCGCCAACATCGCCCGGCTCTATCGTGGCGAAGCGCCCGAGTTCATGGCCGGACCAGACGAAGATTACCCCGGCACCGATCCCGATCTGCGCGAGACCTTCCCGGAACTGGTCTATCAGGATGTCCCCGGACTCTGCAAAGTCGCCACGCTCGACGAGATTGCCGCGCAGGGCTGGTCGCTCAACCCAGGCCGCTACGTTGGCGTGGTGGCGGGCGAGTCCGTCAGTGACGAGGACTTCAAGGCGCAGTTTGAAGCGTGGAACGAGGAACTGGAGGCGTTGAATGCGCAAGCACTGGAACTGCAAACCCGCATTGCCGAGAATGCGGCCTTCTTACTCGATTGAGCCGAGGCATCCAGGATGAATACCCTGATCGAAACTGCGCTACTCGACAGGCTGCGTACCCTTGATGAAGACCATCAAGCCGAAGTCCTGGACTTCGTGGAGTTCATTGCGACGCGCCAAGCCCATGCACACCGGACGCTGATCGACCCCGCCCGTGACTTTCCACGATTCACGGGTACCGAGCCGATCACCGAGGAGAGCGTCGCCTTTCAGCGGCAGATTCGGGATACGGAATGGCGATGAACTATCTCCTCGATACCAATATCCTGATTGACATTCATGCTGGCAAAACGATGGTTGGGATCGAAGCCGGTTATTACGCTTACTCGGTGATCAGCGAAATCGAACTGCTGTCTTGGTCGAACATCACGCCGACCCAGGAACGAGAGTTACGCTGGCTGTTGAACCAATTTCAGCGCGTGGATCTGAACGCCGCCGTGTGCGAAGCAGCCATCCGCTTGCGTCGAGACTGTCAGTTGAAAGTCCCCGACGCCATCATCGCCGCCAGTGCGGCCACACAGAATGCGGTCTTGCTGACCAACGACCGGCAATTGCTGGGCGTTGCCGGGTTACGCAGTCAGTCGGTGGAAATCCAGCATGGATAAACGAGAGGCTATTGTGTGGGATGTTGTGGAGATTTTGGAGATATGAGTGGCTTAGGGAGAGAGTGGCGTGAGTGTAAGTTAGACGATCTAGGTTCAGTTGGGCGAGGCAAGTCAAGGCACCGCCCACGCAATGACACATCACTTTACGGCGGGAAGTATCCGTTCGTTCAAACAGGTGATGTTAAGGAAGCAGAGTTTCGTCTTACAAAATACTCGCAGACATATAACGAAAAAGGGTTGGCCCAGAGTAAACTTTGGGAACCCGGAACACTGTGTATTACAATCGCTGCAAATATAGCTGACACCGCGATACTTGGAATTCCTGCTTGCTTTCCAGATAGTGTTGTCGGGTTCGTCGCAGATCAGAATAAAGCAGACGTAAGATTTATCAAGTATTCCATTGATACTCTCAAGCTGGAAATGCAAGGAGCCTCGCGTGGCACAACTCAGGATAATTTAAGTGTAGATAAGCTAATCACTTTTAATTTTCGCGTTCCTCCCCTCCCTATCCAACACCGCATCGCTGACATCCTCTCCGCCTACGACGACCTGATCGAGAACAACCAGCGACGCATCCAGATTCTGGAGAACATGGCGCGGTCGCTCTATCGCGAATGGTTCGTCGAGTTTCGATTTCCAGGACATGAGAACGTCAAGTTTGTTGATTCTCCGCTCGGGAAGATTCCAGAAGGGTGGGAGATTGGCCCCATGGAATCTGTTTGTGACCGAATAACTGACGGTGCACATCATAGCCCAAAGACTCAAGAACTAGGTTATCCAATGGCATCAGTAAAAGATATGCACGATTGGGGAATCAACATCGAATCTTGCCGCAAGATCAGCGAGGAGGATTTTAAGGAACTAGAAAGAAATGATTCAACGATGCGAAAAAATGATGTTTTGATAGCAAAAGATGGAAGCTATCTTAAGCATTGCTTTGTTGTCGAGGAAGACATGCAGGTTGCGCTATTATCTTCAATTGCGATATTGCGTCCAAATCACCGATTTAAGCCGCATTTGCTGGCTATTATGCTTAGAGACCCAGATGTTAAGTTGCGCATGAAGGGGTACGTTTCCGGCGCTGCATTGCCCCGAATAATTTTAAAAGAATTTCGGCATTTCAATATATTGATGCCGCCTATAAATTTGCAGGAACATTGGTCAAGACTCTGCGAGCCGATGCTTGAAATGTGTTGGCGTTTGATAGCCAAAAATCAAAACCTCCGCCGCACCCGCGAC is part of the Thiocystis violascens DSM 198 genome and encodes:
- a CDS encoding AAA family ATPase — encoded protein: MPKTLQDTLRAHIESHYPVLYLLTYEEAEADALIAALADDRKILEWNLARGMVDFVTKRPLMEWCDLAAALENLLDQDLDNHFIVIRDAHLGLRDQPLAVARLKALVSRILADDEAAVTIFLLSSQLFVPPELEKFITLFELPLPDETLIRSVVAEYAAAYDLTLDADTLGKMALALQGLTRYEIGQLINRGYQRDGNIGLEDLDLVLTEKAQIIKKSGILEMLTVRERLEDIGGLGKLKPWLHQKARVMADWPAARAFGVEPPKGVMIVGMPGCGKSLTAKATAALFNLPLLKLDMGSLMGKYVGESEGNMRRAIQVAEAVSPCVLWVDEVEKAFVGMGSGGEGSEVATRLFGYFLTWMQDKTKQVFVIATANDISALPPELLRKGRFDEIFYVDFPSEAERVEIFRVHLQRRKQLSARIQLERLAKATAGYSGADIESVVKEGIEQAFVEDCPTLETERLLGVIGNTHPLREVMKKKVQEYAERFAEMTIKPAS
- a CDS encoding type I restriction-modification system subunit M, which codes for MTIKDIESRLWSAADQLWANTGLRPSQFSTPVLGLIFLRHAEQRFVDAQAELQQEGVSPANADKYDYQEKGTLYLPDKARFSHLLALPEGENVGRAVNDAMSAIEAENEELRGVLPRNYTLLSNPTLIELLRLLAPLNQAGDAFGVIYEYFLGAFALAEGQKGGVFFTPKSLVELIVEIIEPYHGRIFDPASGSAGMFVQSAAFGKRHQRNVASEISVFGTEKDAETVKLAKMNLAVHGLSGDIRVANTYYENPHDALGRFDFVMANPPFNVSGVDKERLKGDKRFPFGIPTTDNANYLWIQLFYSALNPIGRAGFVMANSASDARGAEQEIRRKLLDDKAVDVMVAVGSNMFYTVTLPCTLWFLDKKKFQTARAKQVLFIDARHLYRQVNRALRKWSPRQIEYLANIARLYRGEAPEFMAGPDEDYPGTDPDLRETFPELVYQDVPGLCKVATLDEIAAQGWSLNPGRYVGVVAGESVSDEDFKAQFEAWNEELEALNAQALELQTRIAENAAFLLD
- a CDS encoding type II toxin-antitoxin system VapC family toxin, with product MNYLLDTNILIDIHAGKTMVGIEAGYYAYSVISEIELLSWSNITPTQERELRWLLNQFQRVDLNAAVCEAAIRLRRDCQLKVPDAIIAASAATQNAVLLTNDRQLLGVAGLRSQSVEIQHG
- a CDS encoding restriction endonuclease subunit S: MSGLGREWRECKLDDLGSVGRGKSRHRPRNDTSLYGGKYPFVQTGDVKEAEFRLTKYSQTYNEKGLAQSKLWEPGTLCITIAANIADTAILGIPACFPDSVVGFVADQNKADVRFIKYSIDTLKLEMQGASRGTTQDNLSVDKLITFNFRVPPLPIQHRIADILSAYDDLIENNQRRIQILENMARSLYREWFVEFRFPGHENVKFVDSPLGKIPEGWEIGPMESVCDRITDGAHHSPKTQELGYPMASVKDMHDWGINIESCRKISEEDFKELERNDSTMRKNDVLIAKDGSYLKHCFVVEEDMQVALLSSIAILRPNHRFKPHLLAIMLRDPDVKLRMKGYVSGAALPRIILKEFRHFNILMPPINLQEHWSRLCEPMLEMCWRLIAKNQNLRRTRDLLLPRLLSGQLDVSTLPEETIP